In Silene latifolia isolate original U9 population chromosome 3, ASM4854445v1, whole genome shotgun sequence, a single window of DNA contains:
- the LOC141648607 gene encoding anthranilate N-benzoyltransferase protein 2-like yields the protein MSVRVTESTMVYPAEATPKQSLWLSKLDMMIRQPYSHTNLLYIYRPNNNTNSSTLFFDVENLKGALRKALVLYYPVAGRLKMNDNDNRFEIDCNEKGVLFIEAETNSTLSDNVSDEFRKELIAKSDYSKGLSSFPLFIAQITRFSCGGVTLCMATHHHVADGVSHMQFINCWANLARGVKPEVIPCHDRFGFLGAQVPPQVNFKHLEYEPPLPPLPPKSLSGETLAVATTEYLRLSEEQIKTLKCASISTISNKISTFKVIAAHVWRSTCKARGLADDQDVKLYLHTDGRSRLKDPSLPQGYFGNVLYFACCVAKAGELIHNPLFYTISKIDEAIKKMGNSEYLRSAVDYLELQSDLTALIRGAHYVTCPNLQINNWGRLNFFGADFGWGKPDSIGHGEIKCEGQSKIISNLSKDNSTYVGIRLFAPHMELFRKCFYDFPKMIKTNSCKL from the exons ATGAGCGTTAGAGTAACTGAATCGACAATGGTGTACCCGGCCGAGGCGACTCCGAAGCAAAGCCTCTGGCTATCAAAGTTAGACATGATGATACGTCAACCTTACTCACATACTAATCTTTTGTACATATATCGTCCAAATAATAATACGAATTCTTCGACATTATTTTTTGATGTCGAAAATTTGAAGGGGGCACTTAGAAAAGCGCTAGTGCTATACTATCCCGTGGCCGGTAGACTAAAGATGAATGACAATGACAATCGATTCGAGATTGATTGTAATGAAAAGGGAGTCTTATTTATCGAAGCTGAAACAAATTCAACATTAAGTGATAATGTTAGTGATGAATTTCGTAAAGAGCTAATCGCTAAGAGCGATTACTCCAAAGGACTCTCTTCGTTTCCATTATTTATAGCACAAATTACGCGATTTAGTTGTGGTGGTGTTACCCTTTGTATGGCTACACACCACCATGTAGCCGATGGAGTTTCTCATATGCAATTTATTAATTGTTGGGCAAATTTAGCTAGAGGAGTTAAACCGGAGGTTATACCTTGCCATGATCGGTTCGGGTTTCTTGGGGCTCAAGTCCCGCCCCAAGTCAACTTCAAGCACTTGGAGTATGAACCTCCTTTGCCCCCACTACCACCAAAGAGCTTGTCAG GTGAAACACTCGCAGTCGCAACAACAGAATACCTCAGACTTTCTGAAGAACAGATCAAAACCTTAAAATGTGCATCAATTTCTACAATCAGCAACAAAATAAGCACATTTAAAGTAATTGCTGCTCATGTGTGGCGCAGTACATGCAAAGCTCGTGGATTAGCAGATGATCAAGACGTTAAATTATATTTACATACAGATGGACGGTCGAGATTAAAAGATCCATCATTACCTCAAGGGTATTTTGGGAATGTATTATATTTCGCATGTTGTGTTGCAAAAGCGGGTGAGTTGATCCACAATCCACTATTTTATACCATCAGTAAAATTGACGAGGCAATTAAAAAAATGGGTAATTCTGAGTATTTAAGATCGGCTGTTGATTATTTGGAATTACAATCTGATCTAACGGCTCTTATTCGTGGTGCTCATTATGTGACGTGTCCGAATCTTCAGATTAATAATTGGGGTAGGTTGAATTTTTTTGGTGCGGATTTCGGGTGGGGTAAACCGGATTCAATCGGGCATGGTGAGATTAAATGTGAAGGGCAGTCCAAGATAATATCAAACCTAAGTAAGGATAATAGTACATATGTTGGCATTAGATTATTTGCACCTCATATGGAACTCTTTCGaaaatgtttttatgattttccaAAAATGATTAAGACAAACTCATGTAAGCTTTGA